From the Desulfosarcina sp. BuS5 genome, one window contains:
- a CDS encoding OmpA family protein, with the protein MRTLLLTIFLVTIFPAAALRAQEDMFQDTADEIVKKLTRPAVKTRGFVPNSKIKSRDIKVVEKDEHQIVEKTIIVTKNDTSPRVNMKIEFDYNSYLIRRSSFTLLNELAKAITDKKLSDKTIIIKGHTDSDGSDAYNLILSLNRALSVLNYILANFPVEASRLRSVGYGEALPLVPNNSAASKQVNRRVEIQLEK; encoded by the coding sequence ATGCGCACATTATTATTGACGATTTTTTTGGTGACAATCTTTCCTGCTGCCGCGCTCCGTGCCCAGGAAGATATGTTTCAAGATACGGCGGATGAAATCGTAAAAAAGCTGACCCGTCCAGCGGTCAAAACAAGAGGATTTGTCCCGAATTCAAAAATAAAATCCCGTGACATCAAAGTCGTGGAAAAAGATGAACACCAGATTGTGGAAAAAACCATTATTGTTACAAAAAATGACACCTCTCCGCGGGTAAACATGAAAATTGAATTTGACTATAACTCCTATCTTATCCGAAGATCCTCTTTCACCTTGCTGAATGAACTTGCCAAAGCAATTACAGATAAAAAGTTAAGCGATAAAACAATTATAATTAAAGGCCATACAGACTCGGACGGCAGCGATGCCTATAACCTGATACTGAGTTTAAACCGAGCCCTCTCCGTACTAAATTATATCCTGGCAAATTTTCCAGTCGAAGCATCCAGGCTTAGAAGCGTGGGCTACGGCGAAGCCTTACCGCTGGTGCCCAACAACTCAGCGGCAAGCAAACAAGTTAACCGCCGGGTTGAGATTCAGCTTGAAAAATAA
- a CDS encoding HepT-like ribonuclease domain-containing protein, with amino-acid sequence MLPVRKSYPPHAPWKEMAGMRDLLIHALVDYYLVRRTIKERLFQLKEDIHKIQKNIA; translated from the coding sequence ATGCTCCCTGTGAGGAAGAGTTACCCCCCCCATGCGCCATGGAAAGAAATGGCTGGAATGAGAGACCTGCTGATTCATGCTTTGGTGGATTATTATCTTGTCCGGCGAACAATTAAAGAACGTTTGTTTCAGTTAAAAGAAGATATACATAAAATACAGAAAAATATTGCCTGA